A region from the Pelagovum pacificum genome encodes:
- a CDS encoding DUF6732 family protein: MRILIPLMTLLAQPALAHPGHIAEVAGHGHWIALGAIGLAAVVGALGARKRAKEKAETAPDQEADAEPSAA, encoded by the coding sequence ATGCGTATCCTGATTCCCCTCATGACCCTGCTCGCGCAGCCCGCACTGGCTCATCCCGGCCACATCGCGGAAGTCGCCGGACATGGACACTGGATCGCGCTGGGGGCCATCGGACTCGCCGCTGTCGTCGGGGCGCTCGGCGCCCGCAAACGCGCCAAGGAAAAAGCCGAAACGGCACCGGACCAGGAGGCGGACGCCGAGCCGTCCGCAGCATGA
- a CDS encoding glutathione S-transferase family protein, producing the protein MGQLVDGKWQDGSIGASEDGSFKRQATTFRNWVTADGSAGPSGEGGFKAESGRYHLYVSYACPWAHRALIFRQLKGLAPHIGVSVVHPDMLDKGWSLSSDYPGATGDDLYGLDYLHQLYVKADPDVTARVTVPVLWDKERETIVSNESAEIIRMFDSAFDEITGNHERFWPEDLREAIEPVNERIYDTVNNGVYKSGFAATQEAYEAAVWPLFESLDWIEDRLGENRYLMGDRLTEADWRLFTTLVRFDQVYHGHFKCNRRRIVDYPNLWGYTRELYQWPGVAETVNFDHIRRHYHYSHETVNPHRIIPIGPDLDFEAPHGRG; encoded by the coding sequence ATGGGCCAGCTCGTTGACGGCAAATGGCAAGACGGCAGCATCGGCGCCTCGGAAGACGGCAGTTTCAAGCGGCAGGCGACGACCTTCCGCAACTGGGTCACGGCGGACGGCTCTGCCGGGCCGAGCGGCGAGGGCGGCTTCAAGGCCGAGTCGGGGCGCTACCACCTCTACGTGTCCTACGCCTGCCCGTGGGCGCATCGGGCGCTGATTTTCCGACAGCTCAAGGGCCTCGCCCCGCATATCGGCGTGTCAGTCGTGCATCCCGACATGCTGGACAAGGGGTGGAGCCTGTCGTCCGACTATCCCGGTGCGACGGGCGACGACCTCTATGGTCTCGACTACCTGCACCAGCTCTACGTGAAGGCCGATCCGGACGTGACCGCCCGCGTCACCGTCCCTGTCCTCTGGGACAAGGAGCGCGAGACGATCGTCAGCAACGAGAGCGCCGAGATCATCCGCATGTTCGACAGCGCCTTCGACGAGATCACCGGCAACCATGAACGCTTCTGGCCCGAGGACCTTCGCGAGGCGATCGAGCCAGTGAACGAGCGCATCTACGACACGGTGAACAACGGCGTTTACAAGTCCGGCTTCGCCGCCACGCAGGAGGCCTACGAGGCCGCCGTCTGGCCGCTGTTCGAAAGCCTCGACTGGATCGAGGACCGGCTCGGCGAGAACCGCTACCTGATGGGCGACCGTCTGACGGAGGCCGACTGGCGGCTCTTCACCACGCTGGTGCGGTTCGATCAGGTCTACCACGGGCACTTCAAGTGCAACCGTCGGCGGATCGTCGATTACCCGAACCTCTGGGGCTACACCCGCGAGCTGTACCAGTGGCCGGGCGTCGCGGAGACGGTGAACTTCGATCACATCCGGCGGCACTACCATTACAGCCACGAGACGGTGAACCCGCACCGGATCATTCCGATCGGACCCGACCTCGACTTCGAAGCGCCGCACGGGCGGGGCTGA
- the cbiB gene encoding adenosylcobinamide-phosphate synthase CbiB — protein MTALLLAALLDAVAGEPRWLWSRVPHPVVIAGRLIDWLDGALNRGGFARVGGMAATLGLCGLAVTLGLLLAALPGALAEVIVGAILLAQRSLVTHVAAVAQALRLSLGDGRMSVAMIVGRDTAAMTEPDVARAAIESAAENFSDGVVAPAFWLAVGGLPGLLLYKAINTADSMIGHRTPRHERFGWAAARLDDVLNWIPARLSALLIRVAAGWPDANGLVADARRHRSPNAGWPEAAMARALSVALSGPRSYAGERIEAPFVHPNGRRDPGPQEIDRAVTILWRAWAAGLIVIVPFILF, from the coding sequence ATGACCGCGCTTCTGCTCGCCGCGCTGCTTGACGCGGTGGCGGGAGAACCACGTTGGCTCTGGTCGCGTGTCCCGCATCCGGTGGTGATCGCGGGACGATTGATTGACTGGCTCGACGGGGCTTTGAACCGGGGCGGCTTCGCCCGCGTGGGAGGTATGGCGGCGACCCTTGGTCTTTGCGGACTCGCCGTCACGCTCGGCCTGTTGCTCGCGGCGCTCCCCGGCGCGCTGGCCGAAGTCATCGTCGGCGCGATCCTTCTGGCGCAGCGTTCGCTCGTCACGCATGTCGCTGCGGTGGCGCAGGCGCTCCGGCTGTCGCTCGGCGACGGCCGGATGTCCGTGGCGATGATCGTCGGTCGGGATACCGCCGCGATGACGGAGCCGGACGTGGCCCGCGCCGCGATCGAGAGCGCGGCCGAGAACTTCTCCGACGGTGTCGTCGCACCGGCCTTCTGGTTGGCGGTCGGCGGCCTGCCGGGGCTGCTGCTCTACAAGGCGATCAACACCGCCGACAGCATGATCGGACACCGCACGCCCCGGCATGAGCGGTTCGGCTGGGCCGCGGCCCGGCTCGACGACGTGCTGAACTGGATCCCCGCGCGCCTGTCCGCGCTGCTGATCCGGGTCGCCGCCGGCTGGCCCGACGCTAATGGCCTCGTCGCGGACGCGCGGCGGCATCGCTCGCCCAACGCCGGCTGGCCGGAGGCAGCAATGGCCCGCGCCCTGAGCGTCGCCCTGTCGGGTCCGCGCAGCTACGCCGGCGAGCGTATCGAGGCACCGTTCGTTCACCCCAACGGTCGGCGCGATCCGGGCCCGCAGGAGATCGACCGCGCCGTCACGATCCTCTGGCGAGCGTGGGCTGCTGGCCTGATCGTGATCGTTCCGTTTATCCTGTTCTGA
- a CDS encoding sirohydrochlorin chelatase — protein sequence MKTGVLICGHGSRSQSAVDEFSTLAEQLPPLLPSDWLVDYGYLEFANPVLRDGLDRLRDAGCDRIFGVPGMLFAAMHAKNDIPTVLSTYAAQNGIEVMYGRELGVDPKMIAAAAARIEEALEGKDDVPRHETCLVVIGRGASDPDANGNVAKVARMLHEGLGFGWCEVGYSGVTFPLVEPCLNHVTKLGYKRVVVFPWFLFSGILIDRIYGFTDQVAAANPDIEFIKAGYLGSHPKVLETFAERAIEMDGEVPPPNCAMCKYRTQVLGFEAEVGAPQESHHHHVEGQGASAPGSNVADCKLCSDFCTGECRLDMGDHHHHHDHAHDHGHSHDHGHDHAHGHHHHHDHDHHHHHHAPYPHADHPHGPESARKKRP from the coding sequence ATGAAGACCGGGGTCCTGATCTGCGGGCACGGCTCTCGCTCGCAATCCGCCGTCGACGAGTTCTCCACGCTGGCCGAGCAACTTCCGCCGCTGCTGCCGTCCGACTGGCTGGTCGATTACGGCTACCTCGAATTCGCCAACCCGGTGCTGCGCGACGGTCTCGACCGGCTGCGCGACGCCGGCTGCGACCGCATCTTCGGCGTGCCGGGAATGCTCTTCGCCGCGATGCACGCCAAGAACGACATCCCCACCGTGCTGTCGACCTACGCTGCGCAGAACGGGATCGAGGTCATGTATGGCCGCGAGCTCGGCGTCGATCCGAAGATGATCGCCGCCGCCGCCGCCCGGATCGAGGAAGCGCTCGAGGGCAAGGATGACGTGCCGCGCCACGAGACCTGTCTCGTCGTGATCGGGCGCGGGGCTTCGGACCCGGACGCCAACGGCAACGTCGCCAAGGTCGCCCGGATGCTGCACGAGGGCCTTGGTTTCGGCTGGTGCGAGGTCGGCTATTCCGGCGTCACTTTCCCGCTGGTCGAACCCTGCCTGAACCACGTGACGAAGCTCGGCTACAAGCGCGTCGTCGTGTTCCCGTGGTTCCTGTTCTCGGGCATCCTGATCGACCGCATCTACGGCTTCACCGATCAGGTCGCCGCCGCGAACCCGGACATCGAGTTCATCAAGGCCGGCTACCTGGGCAGCCACCCCAAGGTGCTTGAGACCTTCGCCGAACGCGCGATCGAGATGGACGGCGAAGTGCCGCCGCCGAACTGCGCGATGTGCAAGTACCGCACGCAGGTGCTCGGCTTCGAAGCGGAGGTCGGCGCGCCGCAGGAAAGCCACCACCACCACGTCGAGGGGCAGGGCGCGTCCGCGCCGGGATCCAACGTGGCGGATTGCAAATTGTGCTCCGATTTCTGCACCGGAGAGTGCAGGCTTGATATGGGCGACCACCATCATCACCACGACCATGCGCATGACCATGGCCATTCCCACGATCACGGCCACGACCACGCGCACGGCCATCACCACCATCATGACCACGATCATCATCACCACCATCACGCGCCCTATCCCCATGCGGACCACCCCCACGGTCCCGAGAGCGCGCGAAAGAAGCGTCCGTGA
- a CDS encoding threonine-phosphate decarboxylase — MSDVRDHGGGLDAAIARWGGTREGWLDLSTGINPVPYPVEGLTSNDWTALPDSGASDRLTRAARAFWGVPEGADIIAAPGASALIARLPAIAPPGAVHIPGPTYNEHAAAFRAAGREVRDQDAPAPVRVVVHPNNPDGRLHEFGPDDGFTVVDESFCDVTPEATQTARTARPGPIVLKSFGKFWGLAGLRLGFAIGHAETLGPLAELLGPWAVAGPALRIGAQALEDRAWAEATRARLTRDSARLDRLMSGQGAALVGGTTLFRLYDVGDAAAMQERLAEGHVWSRLFPYSKRWLRLGLPAPDRFGQLETALDGTAGGATAQPSASRRT; from the coding sequence ATGAGCGACGTGCGCGACCACGGCGGCGGACTCGACGCCGCCATCGCGCGGTGGGGCGGCACGCGGGAGGGCTGGCTTGATCTGTCCACCGGTATCAACCCGGTGCCCTACCCGGTGGAGGGGCTGACCTCGAACGACTGGACGGCCCTGCCCGACAGCGGCGCGAGCGACCGCCTGACCCGCGCGGCACGCGCCTTCTGGGGGGTGCCGGAGGGGGCGGATATCATCGCCGCGCCCGGTGCGTCGGCCCTGATCGCGCGATTGCCCGCCATCGCGCCACCGGGCGCCGTGCATATCCCCGGCCCGACCTACAACGAACATGCCGCGGCCTTCCGCGCGGCCGGGCGAGAGGTCCGAGACCAAGACGCGCCCGCACCGGTCCGGGTCGTTGTCCATCCGAACAATCCCGACGGACGGCTGCACGAGTTCGGCCCGGACGACGGCTTTACCGTAGTCGACGAGAGCTTTTGCGACGTCACGCCCGAGGCAACGCAGACCGCCCGCACGGCGCGACCGGGACCAATCGTGCTGAAGAGCTTCGGCAAGTTCTGGGGCCTCGCCGGGCTGCGGCTCGGCTTCGCGATCGGCCATGCGGAGACTCTTGGGCCGCTGGCGGAGCTGCTCGGCCCCTGGGCTGTGGCCGGTCCCGCGCTGCGGATCGGGGCGCAGGCGCTCGAGGACCGGGCCTGGGCAGAGGCGACGCGTGCGCGGCTGACGCGGGATTCGGCGCGGCTGGATCGGCTGATGTCCGGACAGGGGGCGGCGCTGGTCGGCGGCACGACACTGTTTCGGCTTTACGACGTCGGCGACGCGGCCGCGATGCAGGAGCGACTGGCGGAGGGGCATGTCTGGTCCCGCCTATTCCCCTATTCCAAGCGCTGGCTGCGCCTCGGGCTGCCCGCACCCGACCGGTTCGGCCAGCTGGAGACGGCGCTCGACGGGACGGCGGGCGGGGCGACGGCGCAGCCGAGCGCCTCCCGGCGGACATGA
- a CDS encoding response regulator, with product MRVLIVEDSRPLGRLWQRHLQRSGLEVELRHDARRAIEAISHQPWDVIVLDLVLGGSSALAVADYAEIRRPEAKVIVVTNTRFFADGSIFGLSANACAFLRSGIPPEDLTEVVRHHGRVA from the coding sequence ATGCGCGTGCTGATCGTCGAGGACAGCCGCCCACTTGGCCGCTTGTGGCAACGCCACCTCCAGCGCTCCGGGCTGGAGGTCGAGCTGCGCCACGATGCGCGCCGCGCGATCGAGGCGATCTCTCACCAGCCGTGGGACGTGATCGTGCTCGACCTCGTGCTCGGGGGCAGCAGTGCGCTCGCCGTCGCCGATTACGCAGAGATCCGGCGCCCCGAAGCGAAAGTGATCGTGGTGACCAACACCCGCTTCTTCGCCGACGGCTCGATCTTCGGGCTCAGCGCGAACGCCTGCGCCTTCCTGCGTAGTGGTATCCCGCCCGAGGACCTCACCGAAGTGGTTCGCCATCACGGACGGGTCGCCTGA
- a CDS encoding lytic murein transglycosylase, producing the protein MKFRLALPLALAGLTLGLPAAAQQCGGPFPDFVQGLKQEAVSRGHDPATADAFLASVRQDPEVIAADRRQGVFQRDFIDFSRRLISQNRIDRARANASQYDATFNRIESEYGIPRGVLLAFWAFETDFGAVQGDFNTANALVTLAHDCRRPELFRPQIFAAMTLFERGDFDPATTTGAWAGEIGQVQMLPEDIITSGRDGDGDGHVDLKGSAQDALMSGGSMLSSLGWRPGEPWLQEIVLPQGIDMTLTGLDHELTVGEWQSLGVTGRNGALGASSLPASVLMPMGRNGPAFLAYPNFRVYFEWNQSLVYVTTAAYFGTRLEGAPVYDPGNPDPGLNGDQMVALQQRLVALGHDVGDVDGILGEKTRAAVQAEQMRLGLPPDAWPTVDLLNRL; encoded by the coding sequence ATGAAATTTCGCCTCGCGCTCCCGCTCGCCCTCGCCGGTCTCACGCTCGGCCTGCCCGCCGCCGCGCAGCAATGCGGCGGCCCGTTTCCCGACTTCGTGCAGGGCCTGAAGCAGGAGGCCGTCTCGCGCGGCCATGACCCGGCGACCGCAGACGCCTTCCTCGCCAGCGTGCGGCAGGACCCGGAGGTGATCGCCGCCGATCGTCGACAGGGTGTTTTCCAGCGGGATTTCATCGACTTCTCCCGCCGTCTGATATCGCAGAACCGGATCGACCGGGCGCGGGCCAACGCGTCGCAATACGATGCGACCTTCAACCGGATCGAGTCGGAGTACGGCATTCCGCGCGGCGTCCTCCTCGCTTTCTGGGCGTTCGAGACGGACTTCGGCGCCGTGCAGGGCGACTTCAACACCGCGAACGCGCTGGTCACGCTGGCGCATGATTGCCGCCGTCCCGAGCTCTTCCGCCCGCAAATCTTCGCGGCGATGACCCTGTTCGAGCGGGGCGACTTCGACCCGGCCACGACCACGGGCGCCTGGGCCGGGGAGATCGGGCAGGTCCAGATGCTGCCCGAGGACATCATCACCAGCGGTCGCGACGGCGATGGCGACGGACATGTCGACCTAAAGGGCTCCGCGCAGGACGCGCTGATGTCGGGCGGCTCGATGCTGTCTTCGCTGGGCTGGCGCCCGGGTGAGCCGTGGTTGCAGGAGATCGTCCTGCCGCAGGGGATCGACATGACGCTGACTGGCCTCGACCACGAGCTGACGGTCGGCGAGTGGCAGTCGCTCGGCGTCACGGGGCGCAACGGCGCCCTCGGCGCCTCGAGTCTGCCCGCGTCGGTCCTGATGCCGATGGGGCGCAACGGGCCGGCCTTCCTCGCCTACCCGAATTTCCGCGTCTATTTCGAGTGGAACCAGAGCCTCGTCTACGTGACCACAGCCGCCTACTTCGGCACACGGCTGGAAGGGGCACCGGTCTACGATCCCGGCAATCCTGATCCCGGCCTGAACGGCGACCAGATGGTCGCGTTGCAGCAGCGTCTCGTCGCGCTCGGCCACGATGTCGGCGATGTCGACGGCATCCTCGGAGAAAAGACGCGCGCCGCCGTGCAGGCCGAGCAGATGCGCCTCGGTCTGCCGCCGGATGCCTGGCCGACCGTGGACCTGCTCAACAGGCTCTGA
- a CDS encoding DUF1636 family protein → MTTWITICDTCKREDWDASLGRTHGEMLAELIEGAAPEGPDVRLRRVSCLMGCDHGCNVAVQAAGKLCYTLGRFEPTEEAAHAILDYARMHSDSDTGRVPYRDWPQGVKGHFVTRHPPLPE, encoded by the coding sequence ATGACCACCTGGATCACCATCTGCGACACCTGCAAGCGAGAGGACTGGGACGCCTCTCTCGGCCGGACGCACGGCGAGATGCTGGCCGAGCTGATCGAGGGCGCCGCGCCGGAAGGACCGGACGTGCGCCTGCGTCGTGTTTCCTGCCTGATGGGCTGTGACCACGGCTGCAACGTCGCGGTGCAGGCGGCGGGCAAGCTCTGCTACACGCTGGGCCGCTTCGAGCCGACGGAGGAGGCGGCGCATGCGATCCTCGACTACGCCCGGATGCATTCGGACTCCGACACCGGCCGGGTGCCTTATCGCGACTGGCCGCAGGGCGTGAAGGGGCACTTCGTCACCCGCCACCCGCCGCTGCCGGAATGA